The following proteins are encoded in a genomic region of Mycolicibacterium rutilum:
- a CDS encoding class I SAM-dependent DNA methyltransferase, which yields MTDNRLLDLVDTRDFRTLFIDELGWDNPDRPPLTLDVDGANYTLTHVAGYKGLRIWHCPVLPPRPVQRQIDVLVGKDNLERLVIFTDKHRQEWRWPRRAQLGSTNAKLVVHQYHIGDRTTHLVDRLRAIELDFDEDLPLVSLLDRMRDAFDREAETASVAAARLMGTLYTHLESAGVGEHDATLLLARLLFLLFGDDADMWRPPALFENHLRNQTTAETLHTDLIELFDVLDTPENRRSVAAGDPLTFFRYINGGLFQGSLRLPPLPAEFRGALLEACSFNWSVISPAVFGSMFQTVKSKEARRHGGEHYTTEENILKTIQPLFLDEYRDRLERAWNDKGQLTKLHNDLGQLRFLDPACGCGNFLIVAYRELRALELDILKRRRDLDMDAIAAGKKVQRAQLSLDVTANIKVTLDHFFGIEIEEWPARIAETAMLLVDHLANQQMAEEFGEAPDRLPIEIAPTIIHANALHTDWASLVPPSDDVVILGNPPFIGQYTKTAAQTADTKAIWGPRYNGYLDYVTCWYAKAIDFYGSFASRWAFVSTNSICQGEAVEFLWRPILEAGWRCRFAHRSFQWVTEATGGAAVHVSIVGFDKLNVPQPVLWTYPDGGKGQAERHEVGNINPYLCDAITVLVSNRTSPIATSLPAVVYGNKPTDGGNLVVGPGEHDDVASDPIAARYLRKFVGARELIHDLSRWCLWLVEASAADIKASPVLRARVAAVKEMREASSKAATVKKAATPHLFDERRHPDVDYLAIPRHVGEQRRYFTARRLTPDTICSDANFLAPDPDGFVLGVLSSSMFIAWMRAIGGRIKSDLRFSNTFVYNTFPFPAITAEQRQRVIEASAQIIASRENHPGMSLADLYNPDRTPADVSAAHEALDKVIDAIFAVDGPIDETARQQLLFKKYAAMIAKANKS from the coding sequence ATGACCGACAACCGCCTTCTCGACCTCGTCGACACCCGCGACTTCCGCACCCTGTTCATCGACGAGCTGGGCTGGGACAATCCCGATCGACCGCCGCTGACCCTCGACGTCGACGGCGCCAACTACACACTCACCCACGTGGCCGGATACAAGGGCCTGCGGATCTGGCACTGCCCGGTGCTGCCGCCGCGCCCGGTTCAACGTCAGATAGACGTCCTTGTCGGAAAGGACAATCTGGAGCGGCTGGTCATATTCACCGACAAACATCGCCAGGAATGGCGTTGGCCGCGCCGGGCGCAACTCGGTTCCACGAACGCCAAACTCGTTGTCCACCAATACCATATCGGCGACCGGACCACACATCTAGTCGATAGGCTTCGAGCCATAGAGCTCGACTTCGACGAAGACCTCCCACTTGTGAGCCTTCTGGATCGAATGCGCGACGCGTTCGACCGTGAAGCCGAGACCGCTTCGGTCGCAGCCGCACGGCTGATGGGAACCCTGTACACCCACCTCGAATCCGCAGGCGTTGGTGAGCACGACGCGACCCTGCTACTCGCCCGGCTGCTCTTCCTGCTCTTCGGCGACGATGCCGACATGTGGAGGCCGCCAGCACTATTCGAGAATCATCTGCGCAACCAGACCACCGCGGAGACCCTACACACCGACCTCATCGAGCTCTTCGACGTGCTCGACACGCCGGAGAATCGCCGGAGTGTCGCTGCGGGCGACCCGCTCACGTTCTTCCGCTACATCAACGGCGGACTCTTCCAAGGATCGCTGCGCTTACCCCCACTTCCAGCCGAGTTTCGCGGTGCTCTGCTCGAAGCATGCAGCTTCAACTGGTCGGTGATCTCGCCGGCGGTCTTCGGGTCCATGTTCCAGACGGTCAAGAGCAAGGAAGCCAGGCGTCACGGGGGCGAGCACTACACCACCGAGGAGAACATCCTCAAGACCATCCAGCCCCTGTTCCTCGACGAGTATCGCGACCGCCTCGAACGAGCTTGGAACGACAAGGGCCAACTCACCAAGCTGCACAATGACCTTGGACAGCTTCGGTTCCTAGACCCAGCCTGCGGGTGCGGCAACTTCCTGATCGTCGCCTATCGCGAACTGCGTGCGCTCGAACTAGACATACTCAAACGCCGCCGCGACCTCGACATGGACGCGATCGCCGCGGGAAAGAAAGTCCAACGGGCTCAGCTCTCACTCGATGTCACCGCGAACATAAAGGTCACTCTCGACCATTTCTTTGGCATCGAGATCGAGGAATGGCCCGCCCGGATCGCCGAGACCGCGATGTTGCTGGTCGACCACCTGGCGAACCAGCAGATGGCGGAAGAGTTCGGCGAAGCTCCCGACAGGCTGCCCATCGAAATCGCGCCGACCATCATCCACGCCAATGCTCTACACACCGACTGGGCCTCGCTCGTCCCCCCCTCGGACGACGTTGTGATCCTCGGCAACCCACCGTTCATCGGGCAATACACCAAGACTGCGGCCCAGACAGCGGACACAAAGGCGATTTGGGGCCCTCGCTACAACGGATATCTCGACTACGTGACGTGCTGGTATGCCAAGGCGATCGACTTCTATGGCTCCTTCGCATCTCGCTGGGCTTTCGTATCGACGAACTCGATCTGCCAGGGGGAAGCAGTCGAATTCTTATGGCGTCCGATCCTCGAAGCGGGCTGGCGGTGTCGGTTCGCACACCGCTCGTTCCAATGGGTTACGGAGGCGACGGGAGGTGCCGCCGTTCATGTGTCCATCGTGGGTTTCGACAAGCTCAACGTCCCGCAGCCGGTGCTGTGGACATACCCCGATGGCGGCAAGGGCCAAGCCGAGCGGCATGAGGTCGGAAACATAAATCCTTACTTGTGCGATGCGATCACCGTGCTTGTCAGCAATCGGACGAGCCCGATTGCCACGTCATTACCGGCAGTCGTTTATGGTAATAAGCCAACTGACGGCGGTAATTTAGTGGTCGGCCCCGGCGAGCACGACGACGTCGCGAGCGATCCGATCGCGGCTCGCTACCTCCGCAAGTTCGTCGGTGCACGCGAGCTCATTCATGACCTGTCTCGCTGGTGCCTGTGGCTGGTAGAAGCTTCAGCGGCAGACATCAAGGCGAGCCCTGTGCTGCGTGCGCGGGTAGCAGCTGTCAAGGAAATGCGCGAGGCGAGCTCGAAGGCCGCAACGGTGAAGAAGGCCGCAACACCGCACCTCTTCGACGAGCGCCGCCACCCGGATGTCGACTATCTCGCGATCCCACGGCACGTCGGAGAGCAGCGGCGGTACTTCACGGCCCGCCGACTCACCCCCGACACCATCTGCAGTGACGCGAACTTTCTGGCTCCCGACCCTGATGGCTTCGTCCTCGGTGTGTTGTCGTCCTCAATGTTCATTGCGTGGATGCGTGCCATTGGTGGACGTATCAAGTCTGATCTGCGATTTTCAAACACATTCGTATACAACACATTTCCGTTTCCAGCTATCACCGCTGAACAGCGTCAGAGGGTCATAGAAGCCTCTGCGCAGATCATCGCCAGCCGCGAGAACCACCCTGGCATGTCACTGGCCGACCTTTACAACCCCGACCGGACACCAGCTGACGTCTCCGCTGCGCACGAGGCGCTGGACAAGGTGATCGACGCAATTTTCGCGGTCGATGGCCCTATCGATGAAACTGCCCGACAGCAGCTTCTATTCAAGAAATACGCAGCGATGATCGCGAAGGCGAACAAGAGCTGA